GGTGCGGTCACCGGAGAACCCGGTGAGGGTGAGAGTCCCATGACAGCCACTAACCAAGGCTGGTTTAAGCTGACTGCCCAAAGGACGAAATAGTCCTTATGCCGCAGACAATCTGCCTGTGGTGTTCTGCTTCGGGGAGTAGTGTCGAATAGAAGCAGCAGAAAACGAAGAACAAGAGTTTTGTTATATTAGAAACTATGAGGACAGCCACCCTGCCGAATACATCAGATCAAACTTGGTGGCTGTCCTTATCCTTGTGATATAACAACTAATTTCACGCAAAGGAGGAATGCAAAATGCGTATCTACAAAGGCGATATGTTCTACGCCGATTTAACCCCTGTGGTTGGCTGTGAGCAGGGCGGCATCAGGCCGGTACTGATTATCCAAAATGATATTGGAAACCGCTACAGTCCCACCGTTATCGTGGCCGCTATTACCAGTCGCACCGAAAAGAACCTGCTGCCCACTCATATCCAGTTGTGCAGCCAGCAGTATGGGCTACGGCAGAATTCCCTTGTGCTTTTGGAGCAGGTGCGAACCATTGACCGTTCCCGCCTGCGTGAGTACATAGGCCATTTAAGCGAACCAAAGATGCAGCAGGTCAATGAAGCCTTAGCCGTGAGCTTCGGTCTGGATGCCCTGTTGCCGGAACCGCAAATGAGCCTGAGTTTGTAAAAGGAGGTGCTTTATATGGACAAGAAATCCGCTTGGATTTATTGCCGCATCGATGCGCCGGAAGATATCCACGGAGTTTTAAAAGGACAATACGAGAGGTTGGAAACCTATGCAGCACAGATGGGGTTTGCCGTTGTCGGCTCCTCACAGGACTTGGGCAGCGGTCTGCATTTTGACCACCCCGGCCTGCAGACTGTTCTGGAAGCAGCAAAAGCCGGGAGCTTTCATATCCTGCTGGTGGATTCGGTAAGCCGGATCGGGCGGGATATGGCAAAGACCATGAACTTTATTCAAACAATCAGCAACTGTGGAATCAGCATTTATTCCCCGATGGAGGGCGAAATCAAGCTGTCTGATTTGGCAATGCTGCTGTTTCAATTGCGATAGGAGGAAACGCTATGACAAAAACAGAGCCGGTAAACGAAGTCCGTTAT
The genomic region above belongs to Aminipila butyrica and contains:
- a CDS encoding recombinase family protein; the protein is MDKKSAWIYCRIDAPEDIHGVLKGQYERLETYAAQMGFAVVGSSQDLGSGLHFDHPGLQTVLEAAKAGSFHILLVDSVSRIGRDMAKTMNFIQTISNCGISIYSPMEGEIKLSDLAMLLFQLR
- a CDS encoding type II toxin-antitoxin system PemK/MazF family toxin — its product is MRIYKGDMFYADLTPVVGCEQGGIRPVLIIQNDIGNRYSPTVIVAAITSRTEKNLLPTHIQLCSQQYGLRQNSLVLLEQVRTIDRSRLREYIGHLSEPKMQQVNEALAVSFGLDALLPEPQMSLSL